From Kryptolebias marmoratus isolate JLee-2015 linkage group LG15, ASM164957v2, whole genome shotgun sequence, a single genomic window includes:
- the cdkl5 gene encoding cyclin-dependent kinase-like 5 isoform X1, translated as MLELLEEFPNGAPPDKVRSYIFQLIKAINWCHTNEIVHRDIKPENLLISSSDVLKLCDFGFARNLSEGTDANYTEYVATRWYRSPELLLGAPYGKAVDMWSVGCILGELSDGQPLFPGESEIDQLFTIQKVLGPLPAEQMKLFYNNPRFHGIRFPSVTHPQTLERRYQGIMSGLMLDLMKNLLLLNPTERYLTEQSLNHPVFQPLRQVEREKSSPASPNPPRSSKRKTHHHGENTVPTRSHNKSSSRRSTSKECSSLPRHGDLHHLSNESFLNGNKPAPSSLSPTLHPKAQYLSQTLNRSASSNKDLANNNLPHLLSPKEAKNKTEFDFSLGPSTKLTDQGHGAKYSLSKPSSSRSQQQQQQQQQQQQQQAGRHNFLENKTNTLQSGAEKQHGRHAHSMADSAHGSMSSSSKSSASYLSLSKSHGALSDAKSVGNLSDGRLHPDDPNANTAAVPGPGPGARFFPASCLDLNAPPGPPGPPGSPSARHSDRSGHSPASRSSGNVRMESSTLDSSSRHKSRHKSLAPEDAGAPELLDPGGPAMPTTHTLPSPHESYHYGLGYTSPFSSQQRPQRHSMYVRRERHRTHAVDSGMAGLPPPGQMIPTRASSLQLLSPQLQHRTTLTGHSVSSSREDCTDDMTRSEQPPKDMSHPCAPIKDSTRDNSAAFHTQRSKNEVGMYHDPHGDDGGSSKENRMIFTESMPRRVGSFYRVPSPRPDNSSSFHEGVGQGRGPVGPVVSGDPGGMTNHSKRQTAFDWTAAEAMVMNPPEPTKEKEKQGFFKSIKKKKKKTQITDMEDGRNPSIKKSLFPLFSSKNSLKHNSAVKVLPVVASPLVQHQPAAPYPASPVTGNGQEHLSLQRSSKSSSHHSSRRKNRERSRDRDRDRDQSRDRDRERENKRERERERERGRDRDRVSDWPQDKQVDSHSQSQPLKSLRRLLHLSPSSSSQGQPPPPPPDLRFQAPLPNPPQPSSKLGYSESRGHTESRGHSGVSSSGQPKNRKASYPLPGQIESSWHVSALQRVEGAQFTPEQLGIKPGQNGPTFTRASRTRMPNLNDLKETAL; from the exons atgctggagctgctggaggagtttCCAAACGGCGCTCCTCCAGATAAAGTCCGCAGCTACATTTTCCAGCTGATCAAAGCCATCAACTGGTGTCACACCAACGAGATCGTTCACCGAG ATATCAAGCCAGAAAACCTCCTCATCAGTTCTTCAGATGTTCTCAAACTCTGCGACTTCG GTTTCGCTCGTAACCTGTCTGAAGGAACAGATGCCAACTACACCGAGTACGTCGCCACGAGGTGGTACCGCTCGcctgagctgctgctggg GGCTCCGTACGGAAAGGCCGTGGACATGTGGTCGGTGGGGTGTATCCTCGGGGAGCTGAGTGACGGACAGCCTCTGTTTCCAGGCGAAAGTGAAATTGATCAG CTCTTCACCATTCAGAAGGTTCTGGGTCCACTTCCTGCAGAACAGATGAAGCTGTTCTACAACAACCCGCGGTTCCACGGGATCAGG TTTCCTTCAGTTACTCACCCGCAGACGCTGGAGAGGAGGTACCAAGGCATCATGAGCGGCCTGATGTTGGATTTGATGAAg AATCTGTTGCTGTTGAACCCGACTGAGCGTTATCTCACCGAGCAGAGTTTAAACCATCCGGTCTTTCAGCCTCTGAGGCAGGTGGAGCGAGAGAAATCTTCGCCTGCGTCTCCAAACCCGCCACGCTCCTCCAAGAGGAAAACCCACCACCACGGAGAGAACACGGTTCCAACCAG GAGTCACAACAAGAGTTCGAGTCGTCGCTCCACCAGCAAAGAGTGCTCCAGCCTCCCTCGCCACGGGGACCTCCATCACCTCAGCAACGAGAGTTTCCTGAACGGCAACAAGCCGGCTCCGTCCAGCTTGAGCCCGACTCTCCACCCGAAGGCGCAGTACTTGTCCCAGACGCTGAACCGCTCTGCCTCCTCCAACAAAGACCTGGCGAACAACAACCTGCCGCACCTCCTCAGTCccaaagaagcaaaaaacaaaaccgagTTTGATTTCAGTCTGGGCCCGTCCACCAAGTTAACGGATCAGGGACACGGGGCGAAGTACAGCCTCAGTAAACCAAGCTCGTCTCgctctcagcagcagcagcaacaacaacaacaacaacaacagcaacaggcCGGCCGACACAACttcctggaaaataaaaccaacacacTGCAgtctggagcagagaaacaacatggCCGCCATGCACACAGCATGGCCGACTCCGCCCACGGGTCCATGTCCTCTTCTTCTAAAAGTTCAGCCTCTTATCTCAGCCTGTCCAAGAGCCACGGGGCTCTGAGCGACGCCAAATCTGTGGGGAACCTCAGCGATGGGCGCCTTCATCCCGACGACCCGAATGCCAACACAGCAGCTGTTCCCGGACCCGGACCCGGGGCCCGGTTCTTTCCTGCCAGCTGTTTAGACCTCAACGCCCCTCCAGGTCCTCCAGGGCCCCCCGGCAGCCCGTCTGCCCGCCACAGCGATCGGTCCGGGCACAGCCCCGCCTCTCGGAGCAGCGGGAATGTCCGCATGGAGAGCAGCACTCTGGACTCCTCATCCCGACACAAATCCAGGCATAAATCTTTGGCACCAG AAGATGCTGGCGCTCCGGAGCTTTTGGACCCGGGAGGACCGGCGATGCCCACCACCCACACTCTGCCGTCTCCTCATGAGTCCTATCATTACGGACTGGGCTACACCTCCCCCTTCTCCTCTCAGCAGCGACCACAGCGGCACTCCATGTACGTGAGGAGGGAGCGCCATCGGACGCATGCGGTCGACAGCGGCATGGCGGGCCTGCCTCCGCCCGGGCAGATGATCCCGACGAGAGCCAGCAGCCTGCAGCTTCTGTCCCCGCAGCTGCAGCACCGGACCACCCTGACCGGACACTCAGTGAGCTCCTCCAGAGAAGACTGCACCGACGACATGACGAGG AGTGAGCAGCCCCCTAAAGACATGAGCCACCCTTGTGCCCCCATCAAAGACTCTACGAGGGACAACTCAGCTGCTTTTCATACGCAGCGCTCTAAAAACGAG GTCGGCATGTATCACGACCCTCACGGTGACGACGGAGGCTCCTCCAAGGAGAACCGCATGATCTTCACCGAGTCCATGCCTCGAAGAGTCGGCAGCTTCTACAGAG TCCCCTCCCCCAGACCGGATAACTCCTCTTCTTTCCACGAAGGTGTTGGTCAGGGGCGAGGCCCGGTCGGACCCGTCGTCTCCGGTGACCCGGGCGGCATGACGAACCACTCCAAGCGCCAGACGGCTTTCGATTG GACAGCTGCAGAGGCGATGGTCATGAACCCCCCGGAGCCCAccaaagagaaggaaaaacaaggCTTCTTCAAGtccattaaaaagaaaaagaaaaagacacaaata ACCGACATGGAGGACGGCAGGAATCCCAGCATCAAGAAAAGCCTTTTCCCCCTCTTTAGCTCTAAGAATAGCTTAAAGCACAACTCGGCTGTGAAAGTCCTGCCCGTAGTGGCGTCGCCTCTGGTTCAGCACCAGCCCGCTGCGCCGTACCCCGCCTCTCCA GTTACCGGAAACGGACAGGAACACCTGTCCCTCCAGAGGAGCTCCAAGTCGTCCTCTCACCACAGCAGCCGGCGGAAAAACCGCGAGCGATCCCGGGACagggaccgggaccgggaccagagcagggacagggacagggagagagaaaacaaacgagaacgggagagagagagggagagggggagggacagggacagagtCTCTGACTGGCCTCAGGACAAACAGGTGGACTCTCACTCCCAG AGCCAACCACTGAAGTCCCTTCGAAGGCTCCTTcatctctccccctcctcctcgaGCCAAggacagcctcctcctcctcctcctgacctgCGCTTCCAAGCCCCCCTCCCCAACCCGCCTCAGCCCTCCTCCAAGCTGGGCTACTCCGAGAGCCGAGGCCACACGGAGAGCCGGGGCCACTCGGGGGTCAGCAGCTCCGGCCAGCCGAAGAACCGCAAGGCCAGCTACCCCTTACCGGGTCAGATCGAGTCCAGCTGGCACGTGTCCGCCTTACAGCGAGTGGAGGGGGCTCAGTTCACCCCGGAGCAGCTGGGGATCAAACCGGGTCAGAACGGACCGACGTTTACCCGCGCCTCCCGCACAAGGATGCCAAATCTCAACGACCTGAAGGAGACTGCTCTGTAA
- the cdkl5 gene encoding cyclin-dependent kinase-like 5 isoform X4: protein MLELLEEFPNGAPPDKVRSYIFQLIKAINWCHTNEIVHRDIKPENLLISSSDVLKLCDFGFARNLSEGTDANYTEYVATRWYRSPELLLGAPYGKAVDMWSVGCILGELSDGQPLFPGESEIDQLFTIQKVLGPLPAEQMKLFYNNPRFHGIRFPSVTHPQTLERRYQGIMSGLMLDLMKNLLLLNPTERYLTEQSLNHPVFQPLRQVEREKSSPASPNPPRSSKRKTHHHGENTVPTRSHNKSSSRRSTSKECSSLPRHGDLHHLSNESFLNGNKPAPSSLSPTLHPKAQYLSQTLNRSASSNKDLANNNLPHLLSPKEAKNKTEFDFSLGPSTKLTDQGHGAKYSLSKPSSSRSQQQQQQQQQQQQQQAGRHNFLENKTNTLQSGAEKQHGRHAHSMADSAHGSMSSSSKSSASYLSLSKSHGALSDAKSVGNLSDGRLHPDDPNANTAAVPGPGPGARFFPASCLDLNAPPGPPGPPGSPSARHSDRSGHSPASRSSGNVRMESSTLDSSSRHKSRHKSLAPEDAGAPELLDPGGPAMPTTHTLPSPHESYHYGLGYTSPFSSQQRPQRHSMYVRRERHRTHAVDSGMAGLPPPGQMIPTRASSLQLLSPQLQHRTTLTGHSVSSSREDCTDDMTRSEQPPKDMSHPCAPIKDSTRDNSAAFHTQRSKNEVGMYHDPHGDDGGSSKENRMIFTESMPRRVGSFYRVPSPRPDNSSSFHEGVGQGRGPVGPVVSGDPGGMTNHSKRQTAFDWTAAEAMVMNPPEPTKEKEKQGFFKSIKKKKKKTQIVTGNGQEHLSLQRSSKSSSHHSSRRKNRERSRDRDRDRDQSRDRDRERENKRERERERERGRDRDRVSDWPQDKQVDSHSQSQPLKSLRRLLHLSPSSSSQGQPPPPPPDLRFQAPLPNPPQPSSKLGYSESRGHTESRGHSGVSSSGQPKNRKASYPLPGQIESSWHVSALQRVEGAQFTPEQLGIKPGQNGPTFTRASRTRMPNLNDLKETAL from the exons atgctggagctgctggaggagtttCCAAACGGCGCTCCTCCAGATAAAGTCCGCAGCTACATTTTCCAGCTGATCAAAGCCATCAACTGGTGTCACACCAACGAGATCGTTCACCGAG ATATCAAGCCAGAAAACCTCCTCATCAGTTCTTCAGATGTTCTCAAACTCTGCGACTTCG GTTTCGCTCGTAACCTGTCTGAAGGAACAGATGCCAACTACACCGAGTACGTCGCCACGAGGTGGTACCGCTCGcctgagctgctgctggg GGCTCCGTACGGAAAGGCCGTGGACATGTGGTCGGTGGGGTGTATCCTCGGGGAGCTGAGTGACGGACAGCCTCTGTTTCCAGGCGAAAGTGAAATTGATCAG CTCTTCACCATTCAGAAGGTTCTGGGTCCACTTCCTGCAGAACAGATGAAGCTGTTCTACAACAACCCGCGGTTCCACGGGATCAGG TTTCCTTCAGTTACTCACCCGCAGACGCTGGAGAGGAGGTACCAAGGCATCATGAGCGGCCTGATGTTGGATTTGATGAAg AATCTGTTGCTGTTGAACCCGACTGAGCGTTATCTCACCGAGCAGAGTTTAAACCATCCGGTCTTTCAGCCTCTGAGGCAGGTGGAGCGAGAGAAATCTTCGCCTGCGTCTCCAAACCCGCCACGCTCCTCCAAGAGGAAAACCCACCACCACGGAGAGAACACGGTTCCAACCAG GAGTCACAACAAGAGTTCGAGTCGTCGCTCCACCAGCAAAGAGTGCTCCAGCCTCCCTCGCCACGGGGACCTCCATCACCTCAGCAACGAGAGTTTCCTGAACGGCAACAAGCCGGCTCCGTCCAGCTTGAGCCCGACTCTCCACCCGAAGGCGCAGTACTTGTCCCAGACGCTGAACCGCTCTGCCTCCTCCAACAAAGACCTGGCGAACAACAACCTGCCGCACCTCCTCAGTCccaaagaagcaaaaaacaaaaccgagTTTGATTTCAGTCTGGGCCCGTCCACCAAGTTAACGGATCAGGGACACGGGGCGAAGTACAGCCTCAGTAAACCAAGCTCGTCTCgctctcagcagcagcagcaacaacaacaacaacaacaacagcaacaggcCGGCCGACACAACttcctggaaaataaaaccaacacacTGCAgtctggagcagagaaacaacatggCCGCCATGCACACAGCATGGCCGACTCCGCCCACGGGTCCATGTCCTCTTCTTCTAAAAGTTCAGCCTCTTATCTCAGCCTGTCCAAGAGCCACGGGGCTCTGAGCGACGCCAAATCTGTGGGGAACCTCAGCGATGGGCGCCTTCATCCCGACGACCCGAATGCCAACACAGCAGCTGTTCCCGGACCCGGACCCGGGGCCCGGTTCTTTCCTGCCAGCTGTTTAGACCTCAACGCCCCTCCAGGTCCTCCAGGGCCCCCCGGCAGCCCGTCTGCCCGCCACAGCGATCGGTCCGGGCACAGCCCCGCCTCTCGGAGCAGCGGGAATGTCCGCATGGAGAGCAGCACTCTGGACTCCTCATCCCGACACAAATCCAGGCATAAATCTTTGGCACCAG AAGATGCTGGCGCTCCGGAGCTTTTGGACCCGGGAGGACCGGCGATGCCCACCACCCACACTCTGCCGTCTCCTCATGAGTCCTATCATTACGGACTGGGCTACACCTCCCCCTTCTCCTCTCAGCAGCGACCACAGCGGCACTCCATGTACGTGAGGAGGGAGCGCCATCGGACGCATGCGGTCGACAGCGGCATGGCGGGCCTGCCTCCGCCCGGGCAGATGATCCCGACGAGAGCCAGCAGCCTGCAGCTTCTGTCCCCGCAGCTGCAGCACCGGACCACCCTGACCGGACACTCAGTGAGCTCCTCCAGAGAAGACTGCACCGACGACATGACGAGG AGTGAGCAGCCCCCTAAAGACATGAGCCACCCTTGTGCCCCCATCAAAGACTCTACGAGGGACAACTCAGCTGCTTTTCATACGCAGCGCTCTAAAAACGAG GTCGGCATGTATCACGACCCTCACGGTGACGACGGAGGCTCCTCCAAGGAGAACCGCATGATCTTCACCGAGTCCATGCCTCGAAGAGTCGGCAGCTTCTACAGAG TCCCCTCCCCCAGACCGGATAACTCCTCTTCTTTCCACGAAGGTGTTGGTCAGGGGCGAGGCCCGGTCGGACCCGTCGTCTCCGGTGACCCGGGCGGCATGACGAACCACTCCAAGCGCCAGACGGCTTTCGATTG GACAGCTGCAGAGGCGATGGTCATGAACCCCCCGGAGCCCAccaaagagaaggaaaaacaaggCTTCTTCAAGtccattaaaaagaaaaagaaaaagacacaaata GTTACCGGAAACGGACAGGAACACCTGTCCCTCCAGAGGAGCTCCAAGTCGTCCTCTCACCACAGCAGCCGGCGGAAAAACCGCGAGCGATCCCGGGACagggaccgggaccgggaccagagcagggacagggacagggagagagaaaacaaacgagaacgggagagagagagggagagggggagggacagggacagagtCTCTGACTGGCCTCAGGACAAACAGGTGGACTCTCACTCCCAG AGCCAACCACTGAAGTCCCTTCGAAGGCTCCTTcatctctccccctcctcctcgaGCCAAggacagcctcctcctcctcctcctgacctgCGCTTCCAAGCCCCCCTCCCCAACCCGCCTCAGCCCTCCTCCAAGCTGGGCTACTCCGAGAGCCGAGGCCACACGGAGAGCCGGGGCCACTCGGGGGTCAGCAGCTCCGGCCAGCCGAAGAACCGCAAGGCCAGCTACCCCTTACCGGGTCAGATCGAGTCCAGCTGGCACGTGTCCGCCTTACAGCGAGTGGAGGGGGCTCAGTTCACCCCGGAGCAGCTGGGGATCAAACCGGGTCAGAACGGACCGACGTTTACCCGCGCCTCCCGCACAAGGATGCCAAATCTCAACGACCTGAAGGAGACTGCTCTGTAA
- the cdkl5 gene encoding cyclin-dependent kinase-like 5 isoform X2, whose protein sequence is MLELLEEFPNGAPPDKVRSYIFQLIKAINWCHTNEIVHRDIKPENLLISSSDVLKLCDFGFARNLSEGTDANYTEYVATRWYRSPELLLGAPYGKAVDMWSVGCILGELSDGQPLFPGESEIDQLFTIQKVLGPLPAEQMKLFYNNPRFHGIRFPSVTHPQTLERRYQGIMSGLMLDLMKNLLLLNPTERYLTEQSLNHPVFQPLRQVEREKSSPASPNPPRSSKRKTHHHGENTVPTRSHNKSSSRRSTSKECSSLPRHGDLHHLSNESFLNGNKPAPSSLSPTLHPKAQYLSQTLNRSASSNKDLANNNLPHLLSPKEAKNKTEFDFSLGPSTKLTDQGHGAKYSLSKPSSSRSQQQQQQQQQQQQQQAGRHNFLENKTNTLQSGAEKQHGRHAHSMADSAHGSMSSSSKSSASYLSLSKSHGALSDAKSVGNLSDGRLHPDDPNANTAAVPGPGPGARFFPASCLDLNAPPGPPGPPGSPSARHSDRSGHSPASRSSGNVRMESSTLDSSSRHKSRHKSLAPEDAGAPELLDPGGPAMPTTHTLPSPHESYHYGLGYTSPFSSQQRPQRHSMYVRRERHRTHAVDSGMAGLPPPGQMIPTRASSLQLLSPQLQHRTTLTGHSVSSSREDCTDDMTRSEQPPKDMSHPCAPIKDSTRDNSAAFHTQRSKNEVGMYHDPHGDDGGSSKENRMIFTESMPRRVGSFYRGVGQGRGPVGPVVSGDPGGMTNHSKRQTAFDWTAAEAMVMNPPEPTKEKEKQGFFKSIKKKKKKTQITDMEDGRNPSIKKSLFPLFSSKNSLKHNSAVKVLPVVASPLVQHQPAAPYPASPVTGNGQEHLSLQRSSKSSSHHSSRRKNRERSRDRDRDRDQSRDRDRERENKRERERERERGRDRDRVSDWPQDKQVDSHSQSQPLKSLRRLLHLSPSSSSQGQPPPPPPDLRFQAPLPNPPQPSSKLGYSESRGHTESRGHSGVSSSGQPKNRKASYPLPGQIESSWHVSALQRVEGAQFTPEQLGIKPGQNGPTFTRASRTRMPNLNDLKETAL, encoded by the exons atgctggagctgctggaggagtttCCAAACGGCGCTCCTCCAGATAAAGTCCGCAGCTACATTTTCCAGCTGATCAAAGCCATCAACTGGTGTCACACCAACGAGATCGTTCACCGAG ATATCAAGCCAGAAAACCTCCTCATCAGTTCTTCAGATGTTCTCAAACTCTGCGACTTCG GTTTCGCTCGTAACCTGTCTGAAGGAACAGATGCCAACTACACCGAGTACGTCGCCACGAGGTGGTACCGCTCGcctgagctgctgctggg GGCTCCGTACGGAAAGGCCGTGGACATGTGGTCGGTGGGGTGTATCCTCGGGGAGCTGAGTGACGGACAGCCTCTGTTTCCAGGCGAAAGTGAAATTGATCAG CTCTTCACCATTCAGAAGGTTCTGGGTCCACTTCCTGCAGAACAGATGAAGCTGTTCTACAACAACCCGCGGTTCCACGGGATCAGG TTTCCTTCAGTTACTCACCCGCAGACGCTGGAGAGGAGGTACCAAGGCATCATGAGCGGCCTGATGTTGGATTTGATGAAg AATCTGTTGCTGTTGAACCCGACTGAGCGTTATCTCACCGAGCAGAGTTTAAACCATCCGGTCTTTCAGCCTCTGAGGCAGGTGGAGCGAGAGAAATCTTCGCCTGCGTCTCCAAACCCGCCACGCTCCTCCAAGAGGAAAACCCACCACCACGGAGAGAACACGGTTCCAACCAG GAGTCACAACAAGAGTTCGAGTCGTCGCTCCACCAGCAAAGAGTGCTCCAGCCTCCCTCGCCACGGGGACCTCCATCACCTCAGCAACGAGAGTTTCCTGAACGGCAACAAGCCGGCTCCGTCCAGCTTGAGCCCGACTCTCCACCCGAAGGCGCAGTACTTGTCCCAGACGCTGAACCGCTCTGCCTCCTCCAACAAAGACCTGGCGAACAACAACCTGCCGCACCTCCTCAGTCccaaagaagcaaaaaacaaaaccgagTTTGATTTCAGTCTGGGCCCGTCCACCAAGTTAACGGATCAGGGACACGGGGCGAAGTACAGCCTCAGTAAACCAAGCTCGTCTCgctctcagcagcagcagcaacaacaacaacaacaacaacagcaacaggcCGGCCGACACAACttcctggaaaataaaaccaacacacTGCAgtctggagcagagaaacaacatggCCGCCATGCACACAGCATGGCCGACTCCGCCCACGGGTCCATGTCCTCTTCTTCTAAAAGTTCAGCCTCTTATCTCAGCCTGTCCAAGAGCCACGGGGCTCTGAGCGACGCCAAATCTGTGGGGAACCTCAGCGATGGGCGCCTTCATCCCGACGACCCGAATGCCAACACAGCAGCTGTTCCCGGACCCGGACCCGGGGCCCGGTTCTTTCCTGCCAGCTGTTTAGACCTCAACGCCCCTCCAGGTCCTCCAGGGCCCCCCGGCAGCCCGTCTGCCCGCCACAGCGATCGGTCCGGGCACAGCCCCGCCTCTCGGAGCAGCGGGAATGTCCGCATGGAGAGCAGCACTCTGGACTCCTCATCCCGACACAAATCCAGGCATAAATCTTTGGCACCAG AAGATGCTGGCGCTCCGGAGCTTTTGGACCCGGGAGGACCGGCGATGCCCACCACCCACACTCTGCCGTCTCCTCATGAGTCCTATCATTACGGACTGGGCTACACCTCCCCCTTCTCCTCTCAGCAGCGACCACAGCGGCACTCCATGTACGTGAGGAGGGAGCGCCATCGGACGCATGCGGTCGACAGCGGCATGGCGGGCCTGCCTCCGCCCGGGCAGATGATCCCGACGAGAGCCAGCAGCCTGCAGCTTCTGTCCCCGCAGCTGCAGCACCGGACCACCCTGACCGGACACTCAGTGAGCTCCTCCAGAGAAGACTGCACCGACGACATGACGAGG AGTGAGCAGCCCCCTAAAGACATGAGCCACCCTTGTGCCCCCATCAAAGACTCTACGAGGGACAACTCAGCTGCTTTTCATACGCAGCGCTCTAAAAACGAG GTCGGCATGTATCACGACCCTCACGGTGACGACGGAGGCTCCTCCAAGGAGAACCGCATGATCTTCACCGAGTCCATGCCTCGAAGAGTCGGCAGCTTCTACAGAG GTGTTGGTCAGGGGCGAGGCCCGGTCGGACCCGTCGTCTCCGGTGACCCGGGCGGCATGACGAACCACTCCAAGCGCCAGACGGCTTTCGATTG GACAGCTGCAGAGGCGATGGTCATGAACCCCCCGGAGCCCAccaaagagaaggaaaaacaaggCTTCTTCAAGtccattaaaaagaaaaagaaaaagacacaaata ACCGACATGGAGGACGGCAGGAATCCCAGCATCAAGAAAAGCCTTTTCCCCCTCTTTAGCTCTAAGAATAGCTTAAAGCACAACTCGGCTGTGAAAGTCCTGCCCGTAGTGGCGTCGCCTCTGGTTCAGCACCAGCCCGCTGCGCCGTACCCCGCCTCTCCA GTTACCGGAAACGGACAGGAACACCTGTCCCTCCAGAGGAGCTCCAAGTCGTCCTCTCACCACAGCAGCCGGCGGAAAAACCGCGAGCGATCCCGGGACagggaccgggaccgggaccagagcagggacagggacagggagagagaaaacaaacgagaacgggagagagagagggagagggggagggacagggacagagtCTCTGACTGGCCTCAGGACAAACAGGTGGACTCTCACTCCCAG AGCCAACCACTGAAGTCCCTTCGAAGGCTCCTTcatctctccccctcctcctcgaGCCAAggacagcctcctcctcctcctcctgacctgCGCTTCCAAGCCCCCCTCCCCAACCCGCCTCAGCCCTCCTCCAAGCTGGGCTACTCCGAGAGCCGAGGCCACACGGAGAGCCGGGGCCACTCGGGGGTCAGCAGCTCCGGCCAGCCGAAGAACCGCAAGGCCAGCTACCCCTTACCGGGTCAGATCGAGTCCAGCTGGCACGTGTCCGCCTTACAGCGAGTGGAGGGGGCTCAGTTCACCCCGGAGCAGCTGGGGATCAAACCGGGTCAGAACGGACCGACGTTTACCCGCGCCTCCCGCACAAGGATGCCAAATCTCAACGACCTGAAGGAGACTGCTCTGTAA